The Carassius auratus strain Wakin chromosome 30, ASM336829v1, whole genome shotgun sequence region TTCCACCAAAATACAAGCTTTACAGCTGTACATCTGTAAATACAGAACTTGAAATTTTACCATAAAGGTGAGAGAGATAGATGCATAAAAAAGACATTTAGGGAGAGAGAGCAATATAAAggagaaaggaagagagagacaGGTAGGCAGAGATGACAAAGAGTGAGTGTAAGTACATATAAAAGTGagaagtagagagagagagaaagttgaGGGAGAGCGAGAAGTGAATgtcaagaaaaaagagagagagcttgtggTGAGAATGAACTGGTACAGACaggtagagagaaagagagagagagaaacaggtacaaaacagacagacaagtgaagagaaaagagagaatgagacTGGTGAAGAGGGATGAAAGACATAAAAAGGAGTGAGAATCAGTAGACAGAAACAGGTAGGGAAAGTGAGACAAAAAAGACGAAATAACCtgctaaaatcttaaaaataaggAGACATATTTAGaataatgtaaaataagtctcaggtgtccccagaatgtgtgtgtgaagttcCAGcccaaaataccccacagatcatttattatttaattttgaaaaatccTATATTGAGTTGAAACAGATTTTcgtgcctgtctctttaaatgcaaatgagctgctgctccccgcccccttttccagaatagagctgcATCATTACAGCTCGGACCTGctaaaacatttgttttggttctgattatcatgtttatcGCACTGTAATCCTGcgttttaaaccatattagtttaaactttAGTTTTCTGAATGCACATGGCATGTGAGTAATAAACTaagttctcattcacacacaagaTTATGTTAAAAACACACGTTACAAAAACAGTGGGTTATGTCTGTGAAGGCAAACAGCTGGGGAAGTAAACACACTTATCGGAAAAAGTTACTGGGTTAATCTTTGTCACGTTTCTTTGGTTGGTAGATGAACCGGGGACCATTTTTTaatgatatgtcacctttaaaaggttcttcacagcgatgcaaTAGAAAAGCCCTTTTCggttcctcaaagaaccattAAGTCAAAGATacaatctctttcttacctttttataatctgaagaacctccACAAAGAAGCTTTAGTGAAACAGAAAgcttcttcagatgttaaaggctctttatggaaccatttagacaaaaaaaaagcacctttatttttaagactgtagTCTGAATGGTGCTGTGTCTGCTAGCAAACATGTATCAATAATACTATAATTACTTGATGATAAATAATGAGTTTGCGATAATAAAAGAGTTCAATTCAATTCCTCTATCTGCAAGTTTACAAATATGCGTATAAACTCCTCGATCATTTATCAATGAAGCAGAAAACAGCTACttatttgagcagcaaatcagcattttgtgATCCTCggagcagtctgaagtctctggggtgtatttgcagcaacagccaaaaatatattgcatgggtcaaaattatacatttttcttttatgtcaaaaatcattaggatattaagtaaagatcatgttccatgaagatatttagtaaatttcctaccataaatatatcaaaacttgatttttgattagtaatatgcattgctaagaattcatttggacaactttaaagatgattttctcaatatttagatttttttgctagAGACTtatatgaagagttcatttgcaaaaaatcttagtttttttattgtgcattgcAATTAATCTCATTCAAACTGCTGCTGAGTTATTTTCTCTTGGGTTATTAACAATTAGGTTAAAAATAACTAACACAAAAcatcattacattaaaaaaaaacattatttttatttttaaaagaaaaaaaaactgagttatCTGTTTTCGCATGGGATTCatctttatctgtattttttttaatctgttctgATATTGCAAAGgtgctatataaaataaacttaatattATCAGTTCCTTCTAAAGCCTTCTAGTTTCTCAAGAGGATGTGAGCTTTAAAAAAGGAAACTCTGCCATCTGGTGATGATTGTCTTCTGCATTTTACCTACCAGCCACACAGTGTGTCTCTTCTCCAGACCACTCGCCGTCTGCTTGACATGTGCGTTCATCAGAGCCATAGAGACTGTATCCACGGTGACACCAgaatgtgacctttgacccttcGAGGTACAAGGTTCCCTCCTTCTGACCGTGCTTCGGTGGTGACAACCAGCCACAGGATCGCACTGAGATCACAAAATCACAGCCGTTACTAAACTATACAGAGATATTATGCAGATAATATGCAATGCTTTATAACTGAGATATGGTTCAGCTGCAAACGATGAAGGTTGTTTTGACGTCACTGTGTAACTCTGGCATTGCTCTTTATCCTCAAATCCAGTTATAAATGCACAGCATTTGATAAGACTTATATGAGCATGTTGTTAAAATCTTTAAAAGCAGTAAAACCATTCATGCAAAATACGTGAAGCTTTTGCATGCTGGGTTCCCAGTGAAGCTGCTCCCCTCACCCGGCTCCAGATCTCTTTTGGTGGATGCTTGAGTCCTGAAGGCCAGCAGTGTGGCATTGCCTTGATCCAGGCTGCGCATGTTTAGTGCATCGTATTTACAGAACCAAGCCCCCTCTCCAGCACACAGCTTCAGCACCGGCTCCAGCAGGGGGTCCTCGGGGTCTTCAGTCACCGAAAAGATCGGGATGAAAGACGGATCATGCTTTGGGGCGTAGTAATACTCATTCAGGAGGTACGTAGAGTCATAAGTAAAGAGTGAAGTGTCATTCGTAACGGCCCCTAGAGAAGAAAAACACACGGCTTTCTGAGAGGAGGCCAAAGATTTCAAGTAACTACActtttaagtgtcaatttttcaaaattgagagtTATAtagcatctgaaagctgaataaataagatttccattgatgtatgggacaatatttgtctgagatacaactatttgaaaatctggaatctgagggaacaaaacaatctaaatactgagaagatcatctttaaagttgtccgaatgaattcttagcaatgcatattgatataataataaaaagtaataataataaaatgataaaaagcattaaataaaattataaatgaaataaaaaataaaataaaaagtattaaataaaactataaaacaaaataaaaaatataataagaagcattaaataaaattataaaataaaaagcattaaatatattataaaataaaataaaaagcattaaataaaattattaaataaaacgaaaaagcatgaaataaaactataaaataaagaatataataaaaagcattaaataaaattataaataaaataaaaaataatcgaATAAAgctataaaatagaataaaaagcatttaaactataaaataaaaagcattacataaaactataaaacaaaataaaaataaaaaatatgataagaagcattaaataaaattaccaaataaaaaccattaaataaattataaaataaaataaaaagcattaaataaaagtatgaaataaaatgaaaaataaagaattaaataaaacaataaaataaaaaataataaaaagcattaaataaaactataaaataaaataaaaagaattacataaaactataatatatatatatatatatatatatatatatatatatatatatatataaaattcaagaagcattaaataaaattacaaaataaaaaagcattaaataaattataaaataaaataaaaagcataaaataaaactataaaataaaatacaaattattaaataaaactattaactaaataaaaagcattaaataaaaagaatcagtataaagcattaaataactctaaataaatacaaactggGAGTAAAGTAATGTAAAGTGACGCAGGTACTCACAGCCAGCACAGTAGGTGAATATGTCCAGTGCACTGCTGTTGAGAGAGATGAGCGCTCCATTACTAGCGCTCAGATCATATTCAGGATCATCATTCATTGTGCCGAGCAGCCCTAGCGTGTGGTTCTGTAAGTCATGCGGCAGTAAAACAGTAAGGGTCATGACCCCGTCACCTGCCCTGACCTCTAACCCCGTCCCCGACGGAAACATCACCGTCACATTAGTGGCTTTAggggaaaacacaaaaacacctgGAACAAGACACAAAGTATCGCATTTCTCGTCTCGTACATCTGCAggaataatattaacatttaacagATTTCCAGGAGAGCGTCAATGATTATCAATAATTTATCAATACATTACTTTATTTTGCAAACATTGTTTGTAAAAAAATCACAACTCtctctgaagagagagagagagagagagagagagagagagaaaagaaacttACCCGAAAGGTCGATCCATCTTTGCTCCGAGAAGGAAAGCACCTGTTGGTTCATTAAGACCTGCAGCTCATCTCCTCGGCCTCGGAGACGCACCTCGATCACATCAGAGTCCTTCTCCCTCATGGCCACCGAACTGAGTCGTGTCGCCTTAGCAAGAGAACCTGGAAGAACCGGCTTCAGCCCACGTCTCATTCAATCCATCTTTGATACAGAAGCTCACAGAACTCACCGTTCTCAAATCTCACTGGTTCAGTCCTGCCTTGCACAGACAGCTCTCGGTCTGAGGAGTAAACCAGCGTGTACTCTCCTTTCCCATTGAAGGTGAAAGACACACCATCGAACGTCATGAAGTGGGGGTCGCCAAGTACAGCAGCTGATGGAGAGGAgggattattaaaatataaaataaaatgcattaaataaaacgataaaataaaataaaaatataataaaaagcaataaattaaactataaaacaaAAAGCTGCCAatgaaactataaaataaaataaattaaataaaactatataataacataaaaagcattacataaaactattaaacaaaataaaatataaaaagcattaaataaattataaaataaaataaaaaacattaaatgaaattataaaataaaatgaaaaagccttaaataaaacaataaaataaacaaattaatagaaAAGCGTTACAtaaacttataaataaaaattattaaaattaattaacaaaacgaaaataaaatataatataataagaagcgttaaataaaattataaaataaaattataaaataaaatgaaaaagcatgaaataaaacaataaaataaaaaatttataaaaagcgttacataaacttaaaaaaaacaaaaaaaataattcaataaaactataaaataaaataaaaagaattacataaaactataaaacaaaataaaaatataataagaagcattaaataaagttattaaataaaaagcattaaataaattataaaataaaataaaaagcattaaataaaattataaaataaaaagaaaagccttaaataaaacaataaaataaacacattaatagaAAAGCGTTACAtaaacttataaataaaataaaaaataaattaaaatgaattaactaaacgaaaataaaatataatataataagaagcgttaaataaaattataaaataaaatgaaaaagcatgaaataaaacaataaaataaaaaatttataaaaagcgttacataaacttaaaaaaacaaaaaaaataattcaataaaactataaaataaaataaaaagaattacataaaactataaaacaaaataaaaatataataagaagcattaaataaagttattaaataaaaagcattaaataaattataaaataaaataaaaagcattaaataaaattataaaatatttgttttataaaaagcattaaataaaattataaataaaaaataatataaaaatcattaaataaaactatgaaattaaataaaaagcattaaataaaataaaataaaagtattacataTATGTTCTTTACCGACTCTAGGAGGGCGATATGTTCTGCAGTCACTGGACGGGCGATGACTGAAGTAGTATCTGCAGTTGTCTGACCACAGGCAGCAGTAGTAGAAGCTGATGACATCATACTTCCAGTGAGAGAATCCTGGAACTCTGGGAGGTTTCTTGTACGGAGGACTGCCCCAGTCGTGCCCTCGATCTGGGGTGCTGCCACCCATCGAGTCCCCCGTGAGCACCTGAGCTCCAGAGCTGTCATAACAACACTGCTGTCCCGCACCATACTCAGGACTGCAAGACAAAATACACCAACAGACTAAACATGACACTCAAAATTAAACATATTCACATGGATgagaatgcattattaaaaaaaaaaacttttggaaacTGTCTACTGTGTGATTCTATTTTTGTCTAATTTACACACATGCATtgacattaatataaaattataataaaattagtgATAGATCAATATATAGGTTAAGTACATGATGAAATGTACATACAACCTTGTGTATAGACGatctgcattttctttttttaattgaatcttaaatgattaataataatgacgttaaaataatacattttccatGCCACaatgtgcacacacatacagacttacaaaaatagttaaaataataaaataagcataatttgtAACTAACTGCACgattatttactgtacatttctgtcATATTCACCACTAATAACCTActcctaaatataatgtagaaacgtacaattttctgtaaagctgctttgcaatgatttgtatcattaaaagcactatacaaaaaaacattaatttaaaaaaataaaatcgcaAATGAGCACAAATCAAAAAGGTCATCAACTTGCAAAATGTATGCTAACagattttgcacaaaaaaaaaaaaattataatttgagaAGAAATATCTGAGTAGAATTTCTCAATAGAGTTGATCTCCAAATAGTTTGCCCCTGTTTTCAGACCATCAGCCCTTTTTCCATAATGTTTTGCCAAGTACAGTACATTAATTAACCACTGGGCATAAAATGCATCAATTTAAGCAAAAGGCTTGCTTCAGGATAAATAACCAGTGAGCAAATATCACAGATAGTAGTTAAGTTTCCATACTTGATTCTGCTAATTTCCTGTTTATCACATTATGTagttttcggactataagtcgcacctgagtataagtcgcatcagtccaaaaatacgtcatgatgagaaaaaaaaacatatataagtcgcactggactattagtcgcatttatttagaaataaagagaaagcattaccatctccagccgccagagggcgctctatgtcttcagtgtagactacaggaacactgagcagtatagagcgccctctcgtggctggagacggtaatgttttctcttggttcatgtctcttggttcacgtcaaattaattttgataaataagtcgcacctgactataagtcgcaggaccagccaaactataaaaaaagtgtgacgtatagtccggaaaatacggtatagaGAAGTAAAGGTGAGTTGACGCATTACCTGCCCTGAATGGCTCTGACGCAGTGAACTGCACCTGGATGGTAAACACAGATACTACCTGCCTCCATATCACAGCCATAATCGGtctgaaaaataaacacacaactcGTCAAAAGGAGCTCTAATATAGACACTTATATTACATTCAATTAAAGCCGTTTCACCAATGCATCGGATTACAAATACAAATTGGTGGAATTCTCAAATAATTAGGATGTTGCTAGTGTTGCATGCACGCTGTGGTGTCTAAAACAAGGTCAGATTCATTATTGCTCTACACCTACATGAAATCTCCCGGTGTCAGCACGGGCCTGGGCCAGTGTGCAGGGGCAATCGGTGATCTCAGTCAGAAAGCTGGGCATTGCTTTCTCTTCTCTATCCCAATTAATGCATTTCTCCAGTGCCCAGCCTGCAGAGTCCTTCCTGAAAGCCTCCTCAAGATGCCAGGCGATCGCATGCTCTTCACTCCACAGCGCGTTAACATTcctgcaaaacacacaaaaaggtTTTGTATTCAAACATTTGGATAATGGAACCATATATTAAGTATAAATTTGTATAAATCCTAATactgttggggagtaactagttaaattaatttatttacaagataaatgggttacactttattttaaggtgtccttgttacagagtaattatacatttaagtactgagtaatattcaTTAAATACATGTACATACTATAAGGTTAGAGTTAGGATTTgtgtttggcttagggttacttgcatgcaatcatgcataacttattattattataataataagtagATGTAacttgtaacaaggacaccttaaaccTTAACCTGTTTTAGTTCCTATTTGGATTTatgtacatgttttatttttttaacattttctaagacactgatgccagtgtttcctgtaaTAGCTATGCAAAGATTCGATTACAATAACAGCATCATAGCTATTAAACCAGATcttgttatgattttaaatctgtatttaacctcagaatgatcATAAAGTAAAAAAGAGGTTCTAAAGTCTGATTTAGTGCcggctgtgctttaaaatgaatgatttatGACCTTAATATATGTGATGAAGAATTTCCTACAGTCTACCGTAAGGTTAACCCGGCgtggtttaaatgttttaaaatgattatcagttgaaaacatttatttaagaaaGTATTCtgagaataatcaaatgtaatcagttacattactttaattgaaaaaaattactATAATCTAAATAGTGTAATTTATAGCCTATTCTGTGACCAATTGCATTTCCAAAGTAACATTCCCAAAACTATGCATGtctaatattaactaataaaaGTTCTTACTGGGCTCCGTCTGGTTTAGTGCTCGGGCTGACCCGTATGATCCCTAGATCCCAAAGGAAGTATGGTTTTTCGGCGATCTGTGGGGTGAAACTGAAAACTCCACTGTTGGGTACATCCCTGCCCACAGTGTACAGATACTTCCACTCCGCCTCCCAGTTCAGAGAATACGCCTCTCCTGTAAtttatcattataatatattatcaCCTGTTTGCATTTTCAAAAGACAGTTATAATGATAAACAGACTGACAGACAAAGAAATtgaaagacaaacaaacagaaacgCCAAAAGAAAGAATCCATCAGACATTAAGGCAGAACGAATGACAGACATTCTTTTAAATAGACTAGAAAATTATGTTGCATTAGAGGAAGGACACTGGCATGCATGGTTCAAATCTAACTTATCTGACTGCCATCAATTCAtggcagtgaatgaagaggtatcattcCAACCACAAATGCattatggagtacctcaaggctcagtactaggaccgttACTTTTCACGCTCTACATGTTACCCATGGGAGATATTATTAGGAAACATGGCGTTATATTTGAAAGACTGACTGAGAGAAtaactgaaagaaaaaataaaacaagaaacagaCAGAACGACAAAACAATTCTAAGCTGTACACGGTTCGTTACAAGAAGTAACAACCATCAGACAGAAAGACAACAGCTGACAGAACAAAAGGCAGACAAAAAGGACCGACAGACAGAATTACAGAATGACAGACAAAACAACTgaccaacagacagacagaattgtctgaaacaaaacaaaattagtggatggatggatagattgacAGATGGACTCACCGGTCTCATTGTAACCCCACAGCTCAATGTTGACTCTCTCTGCCTTTATTAGGGATGGGATCCAGGTCATCTTTAGATCCCCGCTGACGTCAGGAGTGCCGTAGTACTGCCACTGTGTGGCATTGACCAGAATGATCTTGTAATCAGGACCCAGCTTACTGTGATGGACTAATATATATCAGACATAACTTCAATCAATCTTATCTTAAAAATAAACTCTTCtacattaaaactcaaatattgctgtaaacttgctACTATAATATGCTTCAGGAGATCTGACAACAATATCTAAGCAGGCCACTATGCAATAACCATACAATTCTAACCTATATTAGCTAGGAACAAGACTGAAGGAATGTTTCAGAAAAGAAACcaagtcatttaaaatgttaacaaattatgTCACAATACTTTTGAAAGGGCATGCATTTGATCAGACTATCTGGGATAACTTCCAGTAGTACACAAATAAGGTacactttcattgtctttccATCAGTGTGCATTATTATTTCTGTAGCTCACCTGAGAGCCATCGCCCTGATCTGTCAAAGCTGACTCCATCCGTGGACACCTCAAAAGAGATCCAGCCCGACTCGTAGAGCAGAGGAGTGATGCAGTGACCCACTCCGCTCTCATCCACATAGCCCTCCGTCAGAATCTCAGAGTTAAACCTGTAAAACACACCCTAACACTGATCACATCTGACACACTTATTCAGAGCGACCGAGGAATACAAAACAATTCACCCTAAAGTGGTAGTAACGTGAGAACATTTCCATCTCATCTCATTCAGCCTTCACCACAGCCACTTGTTGAGCCAAATAAACCTTGTAGCTTTGTCCTTGAGGATTTGGGAGGAAGAAAATCAAGAGCAAAACCTTGAGCCAAAACTCCCTTAATGCCATAAAAATTATACGTGATTGCTGATCATTGTGCAGTAGTACTTGGCTCTTGCAAATGAATTACTATATAATATTACTCCTAGACAACTGCAATAAGTTGATCATACAGTGGAACTAACTGTTATGCAAATGCATTTGGAATTTgcttataatttatttcattacatgctTAAACATTAAGACTTGTACTCATGGAAATTAGTAAAGTAGTCAAACCTGTTCATTAAAAGTGGGTGTCCCAATACTTGCAATATAGCATATCTATAAGCCATAAAGGTTTGGACGACACAGgaaatgttcttttatttttttccactgaaCACATACTTAAACAGTGTGTTGtgacaataaaataaacttgCAAGGAACTTCAAGAGCCTCCAGTGTTTCTGAATACGGTAGTTGATTTGTGCGTTTCAGATTTCTGGCGCTCTTACCTGCAAGTGAGGTTAATGTTCTGCTCAAATGTAGCGTTGAGGATTTTAAAGTCTGTGCCTCCCAGCAAAGACCCAGAGTGTGGTTCAATGTCAAGACAAAAGTGTTTATAATCAGCACAGCAGTCCCTCAGAGATTCACATGTTGAGTGACAAGAGCATGTGTTTATCTTCTGTCCACAGCTCTTGGCACACGACTGCGCTGAGGAAGGAAGAGAAGACACTTTGCTGCGATGGCATTTTCTAGAAGACAGAATAACAAAACAACACTTGGTTCAAACTCCAGTACATGAACAGAGAACTTACCTGCAGTCCTGAATAACAGCTGAAGAAGCAGCACCATTAACATACAGAGATGCATTTTGTCCTTATATTTGCACAGCATTGTTTCTGTCTAGAATAAACCGAGATATTTTCATATCAGTTTAAGGCGTCCTATGCAGATGGTATGAAACACATTGTGTGGTTCTCCAGTCATAACATTGTgacaaaggtctctctctctctctctctctctctctctctctctcaccttgtAACTGTTTAACAGTCAAGGACACGCTGCAGATTGTAGCCAAGAGGCAATAAATGAAACCCCTGGACAAAATAtgtgcacatcatttatttcctcTAATGCTGCTATCTTTGCAAAGCATTATCATTACACGTGCACATGCATAAGGATTGTAAAGTTTTTAACTTGTTCCCCTGCAACTTGAAGAGttgagacagacacacacacacacacacacacacacacacacacacacacacacagttgggtGCGCGCGATGTGACTATTTACGGCAATGCCCCCAAAATAAAGCTTCAAAATTAAAGTCCATTAAAACaagtaaacaataataaacaaataaactttaaatacattatacattgCTATACTTTTTAAGCATCTTTAAagatttaatttactttatacaTCAAAGCatgttatgtaaatatataaatagtatgCATATatctattttatgtaaataaatgggATGCCTTCAATCTttatatacactgttaaaaagttgttgtttttcaatattaacacatattaaatatggtaaataaaTTAATGCCTTTGAAGATTAAACTTAAGCGTTATTATACAATgttatttaaagaataaattgTTAATTATAAACTAATGTCGCTGCACCTATGATGAACTAAAGAGTTTGACTCATGACTCGATTGAGTCGACTCCTGACATGATTCAGTGACGCCTGCTTCTGATTCATTGATTCACACCATTAGTAGGCTAGAAATCAGAGGATATTTCTATCATTCTGTAATTAATGGGATGTTGGAGGAGTTTTCAGATAGTTAAGTTGTAATATTGTAAACGACTCTATTCCTGAAGGGGGTTTTATATTAGAGCTCGACGGTTTGTGAATCTATTGTGAGTGTAAACAAACACGTGTCTGCATATGAACAGAGCTGATGTGAGATTAAAGTCTTTGAGGAGCAATGCACGAATATTTAAGGAAACTAGCACAGTTGATGGCCTTACAAGTTAACTAAGCACAAAATGTGCCTTTAAATTCAGATGAATGTAACGTTACCTGCATTAGCAAAACCGGAAAGTTTCGATCAATTCTTCACATTCTTCAATATTCATAGTTTTATTAATGATATAAGTATCTTTTAAAGCAAATTAAAGTGCAAACCTAATGAAGAGTTAAATACTTAGGTCCATCTCCAACtttaattaaaagcatattaataaGCATGAATACTCATGAAAGTCTGAAAGATTCGATGtgtcttattaaaaataataataataataatataactataGGACTTGCATAGGCATAAAATAATGCACTCAAATAATTAGTCTCCcttaaaaaaaatggagaaaccaaaatcacattaaataaacaaaaagtttcagctttgcatcagattgtttcatgtttttaattttttatcttttttattgcacaaaaagATGAACTTAAAGCTCATGGCTtaacatttctaaagaaaaacaaaaccgtTGCACCAGCAATCAGGTTTCACATGTTGCATACGACTCACACAACACTTGAGATGTttacagtaattaaaataatgcgttttcaaaacaaaaacaaggagatgttgatttactcaccatcatttaaatacaatgaatgactggtttcaaaatacataaatcaatgacttaaaaaaaatcacaaa contains the following coding sequences:
- the LOC113048758 gene encoding sushi domain-containing protein 2-like isoform X2: MLCKYKDKMHLCMLMVLLLQLLFRTAAQSCAKSCGQKINTCSCHSTCESLRDCCADYKHFCLDIEPHSGSLLGGTDFKILNATFEQNINLTCRFNSEILTEGYVDESGVGHCITPLLYESGWISFEVSTDGVSFDRSGRWLSVHHSKLGPDYKIILVNATQWQYYGTPDVSGDLKMTWIPSLIKAERVNIELWGYNETGEAYSLNWEAEWKYLYTVGRDVPNSGVFSFTPQIAEKPYFLWDLGIIRVSPSTKPDGAQNVNALWSEEHAIAWHLEEAFRKDSAGWALEKCINWDREEKAMPSFLTEITDCPCTLAQARADTGRFHTDYGCDMEAGSICVYHPGAVHCVRAIQGSPEYGAGQQCCYDSSGAQVLTGDSMGGSTPDRGHDWGSPPYKKPPRVPGFSHWKYDVISFYYCCLWSDNCRYYFSHRPSSDCRTYRPPRVAAVLGDPHFMTFDGVSFTFNGKGEYTLVYSSDRELSVQGRTEPVRFENGSLAKATRLSSVAMREKDSDVIEVRLRGRGDELQVLMNQQVLSFSEQRWIDLSGVFVFSPKATNVTVMFPSGTGLEVRAGDGVMTLTVLLPHDLQNHTLGLLGTMNDDPEYDLSASNGALISLNSSALDIFTYCAGWAVTNDTSLFTYDSTYLLNEYYYAPKHDPSFIPIFSVTEDPEDPLLEPVLKLCAGEGAWFCKYDALNMRSLDQGNATLLAFRTQASTKRDLEPVRSCGWLSPPKHGQKEGTLYLEGSKVTFWCHRGYSLYGSDERTCQADGEWSGEETHCVAERRGNIKMTR
- the LOC113048758 gene encoding sushi domain-containing protein 2-like isoform X1, yielding MLCKYKDKMHLCMLMVLLLQLLFRTAAQSCAKSCGQKINTCSCHSTCESLRDCCADYKHFCLDIEPHSGSLLGGTDFKILNATFEQNINLTCRFNSEILTEGYVDESGVGHCITPLLYESGWISFEVSTDGVSFDRSGRWLSVHHSKLGPDYKIILVNATQWQYYGTPDVSGDLKMTWIPSLIKAERVNIELWGYNETGEAYSLNWEAEWKYLYTVGRDVPNSGVFSFTPQIAEKPYFLWDLGIIRVSPSTKPDGAQNVNALWSEEHAIAWHLEEAFRKDSAGWALEKCINWDREEKAMPSFLTEITDCPCTLAQARADTGRFHTDYGCDMEAGSICVYHPGAVHCVRAIQGSPEYGAGQQCCYDSSGAQVLTGDSMGGSTPDRGHDWGSPPYKKPPRVPGFSHWKYDVISFYYCCLWSDNCRYYFSHRPSSDCRTYRPPRVAAVLGDPHFMTFDGVSFTFNGKGEYTLVYSSDRELSVQGRTEPVRFENGSLAKATRLSSVAMREKDSDVIEVRLRGRGDELQVLMNQQVLSFSEQRWIDLSGVFVFSPKATNVTVMFPSGTGLEVRAGDGVMTLTVLLPHDLQNHTLGLLGTMNDDPEYDLSASNGALISLNSSALDIFTYCAGWAVTNDTSLFTYDSTYLLNEYYYAPKHDPSFIPIFSVTEDPEDPLLEPVLKLCAGEGAWFCKYDALNMRSLDQGNATLLAFRTQASTKRDLEPVRSCGWLSPPKHGQKEGTLYLEGSKVTFWCHRGYSLYGSDERTCQADGEWSGEETHCVADDTLAIVLGSVGAVLALVIMLIAIVVYTKKQRKEAWKHQDDKVTYQQPGTHL
- the LOC113048758 gene encoding sushi domain-containing protein 2-like isoform X4; amino-acid sequence: MALSKLGPDYKIILVNATQWQYYGTPDVSGDLKMTWIPSLIKAERVNIELWGYNETGEAYSLNWEAEWKYLYTVGRDVPNSGVFSFTPQIAEKPYFLWDLGIIRVSPSTKPDGAQNVNALWSEEHAIAWHLEEAFRKDSAGWALEKCINWDREEKAMPSFLTEITDCPCTLAQARADTGRFHTDYGCDMEAGSICVYHPGAVHCVRAIQGSPEYGAGQQCCYDSSGAQVLTGDSMGGSTPDRGHDWGSPPYKKPPRVPGFSHWKYDVISFYYCCLWSDNCRYYFSHRPSSDCRTYRPPRVAAVLGDPHFMTFDGVSFTFNGKGEYTLVYSSDRELSVQGRTEPVRFENGSLAKATRLSSVAMREKDSDVIEVRLRGRGDELQVLMNQQVLSFSEQRWIDLSGVFVFSPKATNVTVMFPSGTGLEVRAGDGVMTLTVLLPHDLQNHTLGLLGTMNDDPEYDLSASNGALISLNSSALDIFTYCAGWAVTNDTSLFTYDSTYLLNEYYYAPKHDPSFIPIFSVTEDPEDPLLEPVLKLCAGEGAWFCKYDALNMRSLDQGNATLLAFRTQASTKRDLEPVRSCGWLSPPKHGQKEGTLYLEGSKVTFWCHRGYSLYGSDERTCQADGEWSGEETHCVADDTLAIVLGSVGAVLALVIMLIAIVVYTKKQRKEAWKHQDDKVTYQQPGTHL